A segment of the Sphingomonas kaistensis genome:
ATTGAGCCGGCTGGCGCTGCTGGCCGCGCTGCCGCTTTCCCTGACCGCCGCGGCCTGCCAGCCGACCGGTGGCGCAAGCCCCCAGCTCGAACGCTCCGCAGCAGGACTCCAGCAAGTGCCCTTGACCGTCCGGACCGCCGCCGGTGCCGTGCATAATTTCACGGTCGAGGTCGCAAGCACGCCCGAAGAGCAGCAGATGGGCCTGATGAACCGGCCGAGCCTCGCGCCCGACCGCGGCATGATCTTCCCGCACGAGCCGCCGCGGATGGCGAGCTTCTGGATGAAGAATACGCTGATCCCGCTCGACATCATCTTCGTCCGGCCCGACGGCACGATCGTCAACATCGCCGAGAATACCGTGCCGCTGAGCCTCGAACCGGTCGCCTCGCTGGAAGCGGT
Coding sequences within it:
- a CDS encoding DUF192 domain-containing protein is translated as MSRLALLAALPLSLTAAACQPTGGASPQLERSAAGLQQVPLTVRTAAGAVHNFTVEVASTPEEQQMGLMNRPSLAPDRGMIFPHEPPRMASFWMKNTLIPLDIIFVRPDGTIVNIAENTVPLSLEPVASLEAVGAVLELAGGRTAELGIKAGDKVEWVHTAAAQ